A DNA window from Rhodococcus sp. Z13 contains the following coding sequences:
- the trxA gene encoding thioredoxin has product MANTVTITDKTFVEDVLQSDKPVLVDFWATWCGPCKMVAPVLEEIAAEHSEKLTVAKLDIDENPSSARDYQVMSIPTMILFSGGKPVKTIVGAKGKAALLRDLADVL; this is encoded by the coding sequence GTGGCCAACACCGTCACCATCACCGACAAGACGTTCGTCGAGGACGTACTGCAGTCGGACAAGCCCGTCCTCGTCGACTTCTGGGCCACCTGGTGCGGTCCGTGCAAGATGGTCGCGCCGGTTCTCGAGGAGATCGCGGCGGAGCACAGCGAGAAGCTGACCGTCGCCAAGCTCGACATCGACGAGAACCCCTCGTCGGCGCGCGACTACCAGGTCATGTCGATCCCGACCATGATCCTGTTCTCGGGCGGCAAGCCCGTGAAGACGATCGTGGGCGCGAAGGGCAAGGCGGCGTTGCTTCGGGATCTCGCGGACGTCCTGTAG
- a CDS encoding ParB/RepB/Spo0J family partition protein — MSATRKGGLGRGLAALIPTGPPVEALKQPATPKTPAATTPAATTPAATTPAATTSAPAKTPPKSSKSSGQRRQASPAINLPSSGLGSAAADVIIGDGKPAPSEPETTKTEQKSDAVGAGTEPLPSPAGAVYLEIPIERIEPNPKQPRQVFDEEALSELIHSIREFGLMQPIVVRRLEDGDRFQLIMGERRWRAAQEAGLDTIPAIVRDTEDQDLLRDALLENIHRVQLNPLEEAAAYQQLLEEFEVTHEELAARLGRSRPVITNMIRLLKLPVAVQRRVAAGVLSAGHARALLALEAGPDAQEALAARIVAEGLSVRATEEAVVLANRNGAVDTPQPKRRKPIQMPGLQDVAERLSNSFDTRVTVSLGKRKGKIVVEFGSVDDLERIVKMMESQTRNS; from the coding sequence ATGAGCGCGACACGTAAAGGCGGGCTCGGTCGAGGTCTGGCGGCTCTCATCCCGACGGGCCCGCCGGTGGAGGCGTTGAAGCAGCCCGCGACCCCCAAGACTCCCGCCGCGACCACCCCTGCCGCGACCACCCCTGCCGCGACGACCCCCGCTGCGACGACGTCCGCCCCCGCGAAGACGCCGCCGAAGTCGTCCAAGTCCTCGGGTCAGCGCCGGCAGGCGTCGCCCGCCATCAACCTCCCGTCCTCCGGGCTGGGGTCCGCTGCCGCCGACGTGATCATCGGCGACGGCAAGCCCGCCCCGAGCGAACCCGAGACGACGAAGACGGAGCAGAAGTCGGACGCGGTCGGGGCCGGGACCGAACCCCTCCCCTCCCCCGCCGGGGCGGTGTACCTCGAGATCCCGATCGAACGGATCGAGCCGAACCCGAAACAGCCCCGTCAGGTGTTCGACGAGGAAGCGCTCTCGGAGCTGATCCACTCGATCCGCGAGTTCGGGCTCATGCAGCCCATCGTGGTCCGTCGTCTCGAGGACGGCGACCGCTTCCAGCTCATCATGGGCGAGCGCCGCTGGCGTGCCGCCCAGGAGGCCGGGCTCGACACGATCCCGGCGATCGTGCGCGACACCGAGGACCAGGATCTCCTCCGCGACGCGCTGCTCGAGAACATCCACCGGGTGCAGCTCAACCCCCTGGAGGAGGCGGCGGCCTACCAGCAGCTGCTCGAGGAGTTCGAGGTCACCCACGAGGAACTCGCCGCCCGCCTCGGCCGGTCGCGTCCCGTCATCACCAACATGATCCGGTTGCTCAAGCTGCCGGTCGCGGTGCAGCGCCGCGTCGCGGCGGGAGTCCTCTCCGCCGGTCACGCCCGGGCACTGCTGGCGCTCGAGGCCGGCCCCGACGCGCAGGAGGCACTCGCCGCCCGCATCGTCGCGGAGGGGCTGTCGGTGCGGGCGACGGAGGAAGCCGTCGTGCTCGCCAACCGCAACGGTGCCGTCGACACCCCGCAGCCGAAGCGCCGGAAGCCGATCCAGATGCCGGGTCTGCAGGATGTCGCCGAGCGGCTGTCGAACTCGTTCGACACGCGGGTGACCGTGAGCCTCGGCAAGCGCAAGGGCAAGATCGTGGTGGAGTTCGGATCGGTCGACGATCTCGAACGGATCGTGAAGATGATGGAGTCGCAGACCCGCAATTCTTGA
- the murJ gene encoding murein biosynthesis integral membrane protein MurJ: protein MTGNSTRDDLEGERLGSPTTSPDPTGTGTGSAETETGAETGPAPRRKSQSLLAATGSIAVATLVSRITGFLKQLLILTLLGAGVASSFTVAHQIPNMISELVLGAVLTSIVVPVLVRAEREDPDGGEAFVRRLFTAALVLLGTATLLAVAAAPILTTHVFLDESGKVSTSLTTALSYLLLPAILFYGLSGLFTGILNTRQVFKPGAWAPVCNNVVVLTVLVIYYLMPGEITLDPVRMSDPKLLVLGIGVLLGVVTQAMCLVPALRREGINLKPLWGLDDRLRQFGGMAAAIVLYVLISQVGMIFATRVSSGADEAGPAIYNNAWLLLQLPYGVLGVTVLTAIMPRLSRNAAADDTPAVVDDLSVATRMTMIALIPIVTFLTVAGAQVGAALYGYGNFGSGNAERLGEAVSWSAFTLIPYSLVLIHLRVFYAREQAWTPTWIILGITAVKIGLSALAPVVATSDDQVVLLLGAATGVAFIVGAFIGGFLLHRTLGDLKMANVGRTVWQVVVASAAAAVVVLVADRLLQLDALADRFGGIGSFVRVGINGVLMLLVAGVGMYLFKIPEVLAIEAAVRRRITALRGGGAAPVEDVPAEETTPADEDAALPLPTVPRERYRQSDAEKTVVLPRIDYGEYGVGPYDAITEVMPAIRDVPGRIDAHRQLPYPDRQQVRSGSRRPRFFAAPNGDPRLRTGSGRVDNEGVRVSDDHAAGKSTIDAATRETPAQAGKAQPAKPRPAGAPGQAPKPATPRDPHVDTGVLPVGSPQLPPVRVAGPAPRRTMRGPDLVAGASVAGGRYRLLAPHGGARGLRFWQALDVKLDREVALTFVDAEQRSTDGTGPDSPQAVLSRTLRLGRINSPGLARVLDVVRGSSGGIVVSEWTPGRSLREMSTTEPSPIGAARAIRALASAAEAAHRAGSALSIDHPDRIRISVAGDAVLAFPATFSDADAISDVHGLGASLYGLITGRWPLGEPSAPGQPPAQHHSGATIGGMPQAEKGDNGLPVEPRVLRPEVPFEISAVAVRALSEDGGIRTAATVQHILDQASVVDQKTDMIPALRIGQRATAAEPHALADPEALEQKKKHSQRMIAALGALGVATVLLLALIGWWIANLLAGDANDAPLTSQEFGLTPTNEAPADPGSEAAPARPAATVPVSATAVSVFSPQGTPDSPATASQAIDGDPDTAWSTDAYFDPFPSLKNGVGLMITLEKAEELASVKVTTDAPGTVVEIRSAPSESTSLDQTQVIGSATLASGETTIPVDADGPTSHVLVWITDLSTSGGSNKSSISEVEFEAAR from the coding sequence ATGACCGGGAACTCCACCCGCGACGATCTGGAGGGGGAGCGGCTCGGGTCGCCCACGACCTCGCCGGACCCGACCGGAACCGGAACCGGATCCGCCGAGACCGAGACCGGGGCCGAGACCGGGCCGGCGCCCCGCCGGAAGAGCCAGAGCCTGCTCGCCGCGACCGGCTCGATCGCCGTCGCCACCCTGGTCAGCCGCATCACCGGCTTCCTCAAGCAGCTGCTCATCCTGACGCTGCTCGGGGCCGGGGTCGCGTCGTCGTTCACCGTCGCCCACCAGATCCCCAACATGATCTCCGAGCTGGTGCTCGGCGCGGTCCTCACCTCGATCGTCGTGCCCGTGCTGGTGCGCGCCGAGCGGGAGGACCCCGACGGCGGTGAGGCCTTCGTCCGCCGGTTGTTCACCGCCGCGCTGGTGCTGCTCGGCACCGCGACACTGCTGGCGGTGGCGGCTGCCCCGATCCTCACCACGCACGTCTTCCTGGACGAGTCCGGCAAGGTGTCGACGTCGCTGACCACGGCGCTGTCCTATCTGCTGCTGCCGGCGATCCTGTTCTACGGCCTGTCCGGCCTGTTCACCGGCATCCTCAACACCCGGCAGGTGTTCAAACCCGGCGCGTGGGCGCCGGTGTGCAACAACGTCGTGGTGCTCACCGTGCTGGTGATCTACTACCTGATGCCGGGGGAGATCACCCTCGACCCGGTGCGGATGAGCGACCCGAAGCTGCTGGTCCTCGGCATCGGTGTGCTGCTCGGCGTGGTGACCCAGGCGATGTGTCTGGTGCCCGCGCTGCGCCGCGAGGGCATCAACCTCAAACCGCTGTGGGGTCTCGACGACCGGCTGCGCCAGTTCGGTGGCATGGCCGCCGCGATCGTGCTGTACGTGCTGATCAGTCAGGTCGGCATGATCTTTGCGACGCGCGTGTCGTCGGGCGCCGACGAGGCCGGTCCCGCGATCTACAACAACGCGTGGCTGCTGCTGCAGCTGCCCTACGGGGTGCTCGGCGTGACGGTGCTGACGGCGATCATGCCGCGGCTGAGCCGCAACGCCGCCGCCGACGACACCCCCGCCGTGGTCGACGACCTCTCGGTCGCCACGCGGATGACGATGATCGCACTGATCCCGATCGTCACCTTCCTGACCGTCGCCGGCGCCCAGGTCGGAGCCGCACTGTACGGCTACGGCAACTTCGGGTCGGGCAACGCCGAACGTCTCGGCGAGGCGGTGAGCTGGTCGGCGTTCACCCTCATCCCGTACTCGCTCGTGCTCATCCACCTGCGCGTCTTCTACGCCCGCGAGCAGGCGTGGACCCCCACCTGGATCATCCTCGGCATCACCGCCGTGAAGATCGGGCTGTCGGCGCTCGCGCCGGTCGTAGCCACCTCCGACGACCAGGTGGTGCTGCTGCTCGGCGCGGCCACCGGCGTCGCCTTCATCGTCGGTGCGTTCATCGGCGGTTTCCTGCTGCACCGCACGCTCGGCGACCTGAAGATGGCGAACGTCGGACGCACCGTCTGGCAGGTCGTGGTCGCCTCCGCGGCCGCCGCGGTCGTCGTGCTGGTCGCCGACCGGTTGCTGCAGCTCGACGCGCTCGCCGACCGCTTCGGCGGCATCGGCTCGTTCGTGCGGGTCGGTATCAACGGCGTGCTGATGCTGCTGGTCGCCGGTGTCGGGATGTACCTGTTCAAGATCCCCGAGGTCCTGGCGATCGAAGCCGCGGTGCGGCGGAGGATCACGGCGCTGCGCGGTGGCGGCGCCGCGCCCGTCGAGGACGTCCCGGCCGAGGAGACCACCCCGGCCGACGAGGACGCGGCGCTGCCGCTCCCGACCGTCCCGCGCGAGCGGTACCGGCAGTCCGACGCGGAGAAGACCGTCGTCCTGCCGCGGATCGACTACGGCGAGTACGGCGTGGGCCCGTACGACGCCATCACGGAAGTCATGCCTGCCATCAGGGACGTGCCCGGTCGCATCGATGCGCACCGGCAACTCCCGTACCCTGATCGGCAGCAGGTTCGATCGGGGAGCCGCCGCCCACGGTTCTTCGCGGCCCCGAACGGCGACCCGCGTCTGCGCACCGGAAGTGGACGAGTCGACAACGAAGGAGTGAGGGTGAGCGACGACCACGCTGCCGGCAAGTCCACGATCGATGCCGCCACGCGGGAGACCCCCGCGCAGGCCGGGAAGGCGCAGCCGGCGAAGCCCCGGCCCGCAGGTGCTCCGGGGCAGGCCCCGAAGCCCGCGACGCCGCGCGACCCCCACGTCGACACCGGGGTCCTGCCCGTCGGTTCCCCGCAGCTGCCGCCGGTCCGCGTGGCCGGTCCCGCCCCGCGCCGCACGATGCGCGGCCCGGATCTGGTCGCCGGTGCGTCGGTGGCCGGTGGCCGCTACCGCCTGCTCGCCCCGCACGGTGGTGCCCGCGGGCTGCGGTTCTGGCAGGCCCTCGACGTCAAGCTCGACCGTGAGGTCGCCCTGACCTTCGTCGACGCCGAGCAGCGCTCCACCGACGGCACCGGCCCGGACTCGCCGCAGGCAGTGCTGTCGCGCACGCTGCGTCTCGGCCGCATCAACTCCCCGGGTCTCGCCCGCGTCCTCGACGTGGTGCGCGGCAGCTCCGGCGGCATCGTCGTCTCCGAGTGGACGCCCGGCAGGTCGCTGCGCGAGATGTCCACGACGGAGCCCTCACCGATCGGTGCGGCCCGCGCCATCCGCGCGCTCGCATCCGCGGCGGAGGCCGCGCACCGGGCCGGCAGCGCGCTGTCGATCGATCATCCCGACCGGATCCGCATCAGTGTCGCCGGCGACGCCGTGCTGGCCTTCCCGGCGACCTTCTCCGACGCCGACGCGATCTCCGACGTGCACGGTCTCGGTGCGAGCCTGTACGGCCTGATCACCGGCCGGTGGCCGCTCGGCGAGCCGTCGGCCCCGGGGCAGCCGCCCGCACAACACCACAGCGGCGCCACCATCGGCGGGATGCCGCAGGCCGAGAAGGGCGACAACGGTCTCCCTGTCGAGCCGCGGGTGCTGCGGCCGGAGGTGCCGTTCGAGATCTCCGCGGTCGCCGTGCGGGCGCTGTCGGAGGACGGCGGTATCCGCACCGCGGCCACCGTGCAGCACATCCTCGACCAGGCGTCGGTCGTCGACCAGAAGACCGACATGATCCCGGCGCTGCGCATCGGCCAGCGCGCCACCGCGGCGGAGCCCCACGCCCTCGCCGACCCGGAGGCACTCGAGCAGAAGAAGAAGCACTCGCAGCGGATGATCGCGGCGCTCGGCGCGCTCGGTGTCGCGACGGTGCTGCTGCTCGCGCTCATCGGCTGGTGGATCGCGAACCTCCTCGCGGGCGACGCGAACGACGCGCCGCTGACGAGCCAGGAGTTCGGTCTCACGCCGACCAACGAGGCACCCGCCGATCCGGGGTCCGAGGCCGCGCCGGCACGTCCGGCGGCGACGGTTCCGGTGTCGGCGACGGCGGTGTCGGTGTTCTCGCCGCAGGGCACCCCCGATTCGCCGGCCACCGCGTCCCAGGCCATCGACGGTGATCCCGACACCGCGTGGAGCACCGACGCCTACTTCGATCCCTTCCCGTCGCTGAAGAACGGTGTGGGACTGATGATCACGCTGGAGAAGGCGGAGGAGCTCGCGTCGGTGAAGGTCACCACCGACGCGCCGGGCACCGTGGTGGAGATCCGCAGCGCCCCGTCGGAGTCGACCTCGCTCGACCAGACGCAGGTGATCGGTTCGGCCACACTGGCTTCCGGTGAGACCACCATTCCGGTCGACGCGGACGGCCCGACCTCGCACGTGCTGGTGTGGATCACCGATCTGAGCACCAGTGGTGGCAGCAACAAGAGCTCGATCTCCGAAGTGGAGTTCGAGGCCGCACGCTGA
- the sigM gene encoding RNA polymerase sigma factor SigM yields the protein MPGDDQGGDGFVSDAELLAAHVAGDRYAFETLLNRHRDHLWQVARRTSYSAEDAADALQDALLSAHRRASGFREDAAVRSWLHSIVVNACLDRIRRNRVRATVPLFEDDSDDLRTTRDPIHDTEMSLDVESALFALPPDQRAAIVAVDVEGYSVREAARRLGIPEGTVKSRCARARSRLAVLLVDLRNEGNRI from the coding sequence GTGCCCGGCGACGACCAGGGTGGGGACGGGTTCGTCTCGGACGCCGAACTGCTCGCCGCGCACGTCGCCGGCGACCGGTACGCGTTCGAGACCCTGCTGAACCGGCACCGGGACCATCTGTGGCAGGTCGCGCGGCGCACCAGTTATTCGGCCGAGGACGCCGCCGACGCGCTGCAGGACGCCCTGTTGTCGGCGCACCGGCGCGCCTCGGGGTTCCGTGAGGACGCCGCGGTGCGCAGCTGGTTGCACAGCATCGTCGTCAACGCCTGTCTCGATCGGATCCGCCGCAACCGGGTGCGGGCGACCGTGCCTCTGTTCGAGGACGATTCGGACGACCTGCGCACCACCCGGGATCCGATCCACGACACCGAGATGTCGCTGGACGTCGAGTCGGCGCTGTTCGCCCTGCCGCCGGATCAGCGGGCCGCGATCGTCGCGGTGGATGTGGAGGGATATTCGGTGCGGGAGGCGGCGCGGCGGCTGGGGATCCCGGAAGGCACGGTGAAGAGCCGCTGCGCGCGGGCCCGCAGTCGCCTCGCGGTTCTTCTTGTCGATCTTCGGAACGAGGGGAACCGAATCTGA
- a CDS encoding TetR family transcriptional regulator, with product MPPTTAGRPRDPRIDADVLAAAREMLREHGWDGLSLRGVAARAGVGRAALTRRWPTKAHLVLDALLGSAPDLTPYDGIDRKGWIEWVVSGSIELFARPEVRAALPGLLAALRDHEDLRSTLWRTFSGPSTALFTEGADGDAELDARAVLVMAAGSALFAGLIAAEDDTPALRARILELLSTVADED from the coding sequence ATGCCGCCCACCACCGCCGGACGCCCCCGCGACCCCCGTATCGACGCCGACGTCCTCGCCGCCGCACGCGAGATGCTCCGGGAGCACGGCTGGGACGGACTGAGCCTGCGCGGCGTCGCCGCCCGCGCCGGAGTCGGCCGCGCCGCCCTCACCCGCCGCTGGCCCACCAAGGCCCACCTGGTGCTCGACGCCCTCCTCGGCTCGGCCCCCGACCTCACCCCCTACGACGGCATCGACCGCAAGGGCTGGATCGAATGGGTGGTCTCGGGCAGCATCGAACTGTTCGCGCGCCCCGAGGTGCGCGCGGCCCTGCCCGGACTGCTCGCCGCCCTGCGCGACCACGAGGACCTCCGCAGCACCCTGTGGCGCACGTTCAGCGGCCCCAGCACCGCCCTGTTCACCGAAGGAGCGGACGGCGACGCCGAACTCGACGCCCGCGCCGTACTTGTGATGGCCGCGGGATCGGCGTTGTTCGCCGGGCTCATCGCCGCGGAGGACGACACCCCCGCCCTCCGCGCGCGGATCCTCGAACTGCTCTCGACCGTCGCCGACGAGGACTAA
- a CDS encoding GNAT family N-acetyltransferase: protein MSTLVSPLTLGGIEQLPAHARRCVFWETDPASSSELRGLCDPEFEKEAWLSMVLLEWGSCGQIATLGDKVAGCAFYAPPGMVPRAKDFPTSPVSPDAILLTSLRIEPHAADLDVGVDLVRAVISDMVRRNVRAIEAFGYRHGDEEPSDDLPTATASLECSDRECMIDAGFLEQMGFEVVAPHHRYPRLRLELDRDHEWKVAVEAALDRLLEEASLTMAGLTAGSTVGAGAH from the coding sequence GTGTCGACTCTAGTGTCACCGCTCACGCTGGGTGGTATCGAGCAGTTGCCTGCTCATGCGCGGCGGTGCGTGTTCTGGGAGACGGACCCTGCTTCGTCCTCCGAACTGCGGGGCCTGTGCGATCCCGAATTCGAGAAGGAGGCCTGGCTGTCCATGGTCCTCCTCGAATGGGGATCGTGCGGTCAGATCGCGACGCTCGGCGACAAGGTCGCCGGCTGCGCCTTCTACGCTCCCCCGGGCATGGTGCCCCGGGCGAAGGACTTCCCCACCTCTCCCGTCAGCCCCGACGCCATCCTGCTGACGTCGCTGCGCATCGAACCGCACGCGGCCGATCTCGACGTCGGAGTCGACCTGGTGCGCGCCGTCATCTCCGACATGGTCCGCCGCAACGTGCGTGCGATCGAGGCGTTCGGGTACCGGCACGGCGACGAGGAGCCGAGCGACGACCTGCCCACCGCGACCGCGTCGCTGGAGTGCTCCGACCGCGAGTGCATGATCGACGCGGGTTTCCTCGAGCAGATGGGTTTCGAGGTGGTCGCGCCGCACCACCGCTACCCCCGGCTGCGGCTCGAACTGGACCGCGATCACGAGTGGAAGGTCGCCGTGGAAGCCGCGCTCGACCGGTTGCTCGAGGAGGCGTCGCTGACGATGGCGGGACTGACGGCGGGCAGCACGGTAGGGGCCGGAGCCCACTAG
- a CDS encoding NADH:flavin oxidoreductase, protein MSSPRPTVFEPARLGPLTLRNRIVKAATFEGVMPRGAVSDELVEFHAEVARGGTALTTVAYCSVSPSGRVHRDTLVLDAHSVPGLTRLTDAVHAAGGLASAQIGHAGLVANQISNRMKTLAPSTRFSAPAMGIVQGASLEQLDRVVEDYTRAARFAVEAGFDAVEVHLGHNYLLSSFLSPNLNKRTDMYGGTLAKRTAFPRRVLEAVRTAVGEQVAVIAKYNMTDGVPKGLWLDESLPMAKLIEADGTIDAMELTGGSSLLNGMYFFRGDVPMKEFVASQPKVVGWGLKVYGPKIFPKLPFEEAFFLPMARQFREELKIPLILLGGINRIDTIETALDEGFEFVAMGRALLRDPYLVRKFEEKVAHEGLCIHCNKCMPTIYTGTHCVIRETLRDVPGAV, encoded by the coding sequence ATGTCTTCGCCGCGACCCACCGTGTTCGAACCGGCCCGTCTCGGACCGCTCACCCTCCGCAACCGCATCGTCAAAGCAGCGACCTTCGAGGGTGTGATGCCCCGTGGCGCCGTGAGCGACGAACTCGTCGAATTCCACGCCGAGGTCGCGCGGGGAGGTACCGCGCTCACCACCGTCGCATACTGCTCGGTGTCCCCGTCGGGACGCGTCCACCGCGACACGCTCGTCCTCGACGCCCACTCCGTACCCGGCCTGACCAGGCTCACCGACGCCGTCCACGCAGCCGGGGGCCTGGCCTCCGCGCAGATCGGCCATGCCGGGCTCGTCGCCAACCAGATCTCCAACCGCATGAAGACTCTGGCGCCGTCCACCCGCTTCAGCGCGCCCGCGATGGGCATCGTCCAGGGGGCGAGTCTCGAGCAGCTCGACCGCGTCGTCGAGGACTACACCCGGGCCGCCCGGTTCGCCGTCGAGGCCGGCTTCGACGCCGTGGAGGTCCACCTCGGCCACAACTACCTGCTCAGCTCCTTCCTGAGCCCCAACCTCAACAAGCGCACCGACATGTACGGCGGCACCCTCGCCAAGCGCACTGCCTTCCCGCGCCGCGTCCTCGAGGCCGTGCGCACCGCGGTGGGGGAGCAGGTGGCGGTGATCGCCAAGTACAACATGACCGACGGCGTCCCCAAGGGCCTGTGGCTCGACGAATCACTGCCCATGGCCAAGCTCATCGAGGCCGACGGCACCATCGACGCGATGGAACTCACCGGCGGCAGCTCGCTGCTCAACGGCATGTACTTCTTCCGCGGCGACGTCCCCATGAAGGAGTTCGTCGCTTCGCAGCCTAAGGTCGTCGGCTGGGGCCTGAAGGTCTACGGCCCGAAGATCTTCCCGAAGCTGCCCTTCGAGGAGGCCTTCTTCCTGCCCATGGCCCGGCAGTTCCGGGAGGAGCTGAAGATCCCGCTGATCCTGCTCGGCGGCATCAACCGCATCGACACCATCGAGACCGCCCTGGATGAGGGCTTCGAGTTCGTCGCGATGGGCCGGGCCCTGCTGCGCGATCCCTATCTCGTCCGCAAGTTCGAGGAGAAGGTCGCGCACGAGGGGCTGTGCATCCACTGCAACAAGTGCATGCCCACGATCTACACCGGAACCCACTGCGTCATCCGCGAGACGCTGCGCGACGTTCCCGGCGCCGTCTAG
- the trxB gene encoding thioredoxin-disulfide reductase: MTTSPTIHDLIIVGSGPAGYTAAIYAARAELSPLVFEGTQFGGELMTTTEVENFPGFKDGIMGPELMDQMREQALRFGANLRTEDVEEIDLTGEVKTVVANGETYSARAVILAMGAEPRYLGVPGEERLLGRGVSACATCDGFFFRDQDIAVIGGGDSAMEEATFLTRFARSVTLIHRREEFRASKIMLERARANEKIRFVTNAKVVEVQGENSVTNLVLEDTVTGEHSDLAVTGMFVAVGHDPRSALVKGQVELDDEGYVKVASPSTATSVPGVFAAGDLVDRSYRQAITAAGTGCSASIDAERWLVANREVPAPTLSSQA; encoded by the coding sequence ATGACGACCTCGCCCACGATTCACGACCTCATCATCGTCGGTTCGGGACCGGCCGGCTACACCGCGGCGATCTACGCCGCCCGCGCCGAACTCTCGCCGCTCGTGTTCGAGGGCACCCAGTTCGGTGGCGAGCTCATGACCACCACCGAGGTCGAGAACTTCCCCGGGTTCAAGGACGGCATCATGGGCCCCGAGCTCATGGACCAGATGCGCGAGCAGGCGCTGCGCTTCGGCGCGAATCTGCGCACCGAGGACGTCGAGGAGATCGACCTGACGGGTGAGGTCAAGACCGTCGTCGCCAACGGCGAGACCTACAGCGCCCGCGCCGTCATCCTCGCGATGGGGGCCGAGCCGCGCTATCTCGGCGTGCCGGGGGAGGAGCGGCTCCTCGGCCGCGGTGTCTCCGCCTGCGCCACCTGCGACGGCTTCTTCTTCCGCGACCAGGACATCGCCGTCATCGGCGGTGGCGACTCCGCGATGGAGGAGGCCACCTTCCTGACCCGCTTCGCGCGCAGCGTCACCCTCATCCACCGCCGCGAGGAGTTCCGCGCCTCGAAGATCATGCTCGAGCGTGCCCGTGCCAACGAGAAGATCCGCTTCGTCACCAACGCGAAGGTCGTCGAGGTGCAGGGCGAGAACAGCGTCACCAACCTCGTCCTCGAGGACACCGTCACCGGCGAGCACAGCGACCTCGCGGTCACCGGCATGTTCGTCGCCGTCGGCCACGACCCGCGCAGCGCGCTGGTCAAGGGCCAGGTCGAGCTCGACGACGAGGGTTACGTGAAGGTCGCCTCGCCGTCCACCGCCACCTCCGTGCCCGGCGTGTTCGCCGCCGGCGACCTCGTCGACCGCAGCTACCGTCAGGCCATCACCGCCGCCGGCACCGGCTGCTCGGCCTCCATCGACGCCGAGCGCTGGCTCGTCGCGAACCGTGAGGTGCCCGCACCGACGCTGTCGTCCCAGGCCTGA
- a CDS encoding N-acetylmuramoyl-L-alanine amidase, with translation MRPLRHGDHGPAIAEIRNTLAGLGFLHQRPEDSSDWMESDAVFDHELDSAVRAFQQQRGLLVDGIVGPATYRSLKEASYRLGARTLMYQLSAPLYGDDVAALQTRLQDLGFYVDRVDGYFGPKTHEALCSFQREIGLASDGICGAETLRSLELLGTRVSGGSPHAISEEEIVRRSGPQLSGKRIVIDPGLGGDTHGIIVPSPHGPISEADILWDLARRLEGRMAATGMETFLSRPYHVNPTDIERAGTSNAFGADLMISLRCDASHNPLASGIASFHYGNAHGSESMIGQVLSGYIQREIVARTTLQDCRSHGRTWDLLRLTNMPTVQIDLGYLTNEHDARLLADPRSRDIIAEAILIAVKRLYLLGQDDQPTGTYTFAELLAEELSISDSR, from the coding sequence ATGCGCCCTCTTCGTCACGGCGACCACGGTCCGGCGATCGCCGAGATCCGGAACACCCTGGCCGGTTTGGGTTTCCTGCACCAGCGTCCCGAGGACTCGTCCGACTGGATGGAATCGGACGCCGTGTTCGACCACGAGCTCGACAGCGCCGTCCGTGCCTTCCAGCAGCAGCGCGGTCTGCTCGTCGACGGGATCGTCGGTCCCGCCACCTACCGCTCGCTGAAGGAGGCGTCCTATCGCCTCGGTGCGCGCACCCTCATGTACCAGCTGTCGGCTCCGCTCTACGGAGACGACGTCGCCGCCCTGCAGACCCGCCTGCAGGATCTCGGCTTCTACGTCGACCGCGTGGACGGCTACTTCGGCCCCAAGACCCACGAGGCCCTGTGTTCCTTCCAGCGGGAGATCGGTCTCGCCTCCGACGGCATCTGCGGCGCCGAGACCTTGCGGTCCCTCGAACTGCTCGGCACCCGGGTGTCCGGGGGATCGCCGCACGCGATCAGTGAGGAGGAGATCGTCCGCCGGTCCGGGCCGCAGCTCAGCGGTAAGCGGATCGTCATCGATCCGGGTCTCGGCGGCGACACCCACGGCATCATCGTGCCGAGCCCGCACGGCCCGATCTCCGAGGCCGATATCCTCTGGGATCTCGCGCGCCGCCTCGAGGGTCGCATGGCCGCGACCGGCATGGAGACCTTCCTGTCGCGCCCGTACCACGTGAATCCCACCGACATCGAGCGCGCCGGCACCTCCAACGCGTTCGGCGCCGACCTGATGATCTCGCTGCGCTGCGACGCCAGCCACAACCCGCTCGCGAGCGGCATCGCCAGCTTCCACTACGGCAACGCGCACGGCTCCGAGTCGATGATCGGCCAGGTGCTGTCGGGCTACATCCAGCGCGAGATCGTCGCCCGCACGACCCTCCAGGACTGCCGCAGCCACGGCCGCACCTGGGACCTGCTGCGCCTGACGAACATGCCGACGGTGCAGATCGATCTGGGCTACCTCACCAACGAGCACGACGCCCGGCTGCTCGCCGATCCGCGCAGCCGCGACATCATCGCCGAGGCGATCCTCATCGCCGTCAAGCGCCTGTACCTGCTCGGGCAGGACGATCAGCCCACCGGCACCTACACCTTCGCCGAGCTGCTCGCCGAGGAGCTGTCCATCTCCGACAGCCGCTGA